GTGGGCAATCCCACGGAGACCCTCAACTACTACAACACCATCGGTGCGCCGCTGACGCTGACGGCCTTCCGCACCCGCTACATGCTTCCCTCCGCGGGCGACGTGGAGCCCGAGGTGACGGCCACGTACTACAACGACGGTGACCTGGGCATCGGCCGGGAGATGCACTGCCGCCGGTTCGCGGCGAATGCCAGCCATGGCGCGGGCGTCGCCTGCCACGTGAGCAACTACGGGACGTTCGGGCACACCGCGGACGCGGACATCACCGCGGCGCTCAACCAGGCCACCTCGCGCACCGGCGCCTTCGCCACGGTGGCCATGGTCTACGAGCCCTCCCGCGCCAGCAACCCCGTCACCTTCATGGTCTACGACGCGGCCGGCAACCGCAGCAACGTGGCGCCGCTCGACGTGCGGCAGGCCAATACCTCCGTACCGCGCAACTGCCTCACGTGCCACGGCCTCGGCTCCTACGTCAGCACGTCGGGCACCACCGTCAACGTCAACAACGCCCGCTTCCTGCCGTTCGACCTGGACAGCTTCCGGTACAGCGCCAACGTGCCCTTCCGCCGGGTCGACCAGGTGGAGAGCCTCCGCAAGCTGAATGCCCTCGTGAAGAGCACGGTGCCGTCCACCACCGCCATCTCCCGGCTGGTGGACCAGTGGTACCCGGCGGGGGTCAACAACGTGAACGCGCCGTTCGATGGCAAGGCGCTGCCGGCGGGCTGGACGACGACGGGCAGCAACGCCGCGGACTACCGCGCCATGTATGACGGCGTGGTGAAGAACTACTGCCGCACGTGCCACATCAGCTCCGACTACGCGCCCCTCACCTTCGAGAACCGGGCCGACTTCGTGGGCAGCGGAGACCGCATCCTGGACCTGACGTGTGACTGGCCCGCGGCGCGCTCGGACACCGCCGGCATGGGGGGAGCCATGATGCCCCACGCGGAGCACGTGGCCCGTCGCTTCTGGCAGAGCGGTGCCCGCGCGTTCCTCGTGACGGGCTTGAACGGCATGGGCAAGCCCCGCGCGGGCTGCGTCCCCTGACGTGCCGCCGGCGGCGGGGCCTTCAGCTCTCGCGAGGCCCCGTCCGCTCGGTGGCAATCTCCAGCCCCTGGGCGACCTCGGGGATGATGCCCAGCCGGACGTAGATGGGGCGCACGCGCTCGCGCAGCGCGGGCAGCTTCCGGCGGAACCACGCGGCGCCCAGCAGGCACAGGCCGCCGCAGATGGCGAGCGTCCCCGGCGCGCCAATCCGCGTGGCCAGCGCGCCGGCCAGCAGGCTGCCGAAGGGGGCGGTGCCCATGAAGGCCATGGCGTAGAAGCTCATCAGCCGGCCGCGCATCCGCTCCTCGACGATGGTCTGCAGCACGGTGTTGCAGGCAGCCGTCGTCACCATCATCCCGAAGCCGCAGAGGACCATCGTCACCAGTGACAGCGCCAGGTGCCGGGACGCGGAGAAGGACAGCAGCCCCGCGCCGAAGAGCAGGGTGGTGATGACGATGATGCCGCCCAGGCCCCGCACGGAGCGGCGGGACGCCAGGAACCCCGCGCCCCCCAGCGCGCCCATGCCCGCGGCGGCCATCAGGAAGCCGAGCGTGTTGGGTCCGCCGTGCAGCACCTCGGAGGCCATGACGGGCATCAGCGTCGTCAGGGGCATCCCCATCAGACTGACCAGGGCCACCAGCCCCAGCAGGGCGCGGATGGGCGGGAAGTGGAAGGCGTGCTGGAAGCCCTCCTTCAGCTCCGTGAGGACGTGCGCGTGCCGGTGCTCGCGCACACGCGGCGTGATTCGCATGGCCAGCAGCGAGGCAATCACCGCCAGATAGCTGACGCCGTCGATGAGGAAGCAGCCGCCCTCGCCCACCATGGCGATGAGGCCGCCGGCCACGGACGGGCCCAGCAGGCGGGCCGCGTTGAACATGGACGAGTTGAGGGCGATGGCGTTGGGCAGGTCCGCGCGGTCCTCCACCATCTCCACCACGAAGGACTGCCGCGCGGGCACGTCGAAGGCGTTGATGAGCCCCTGGACCACGCTGAGCGCGGCCACGTGCCACACGGCGATGACGCCGGAGAGCGCGAGCGCCGCCAGCGCCAGCGACTGGAGCATGGCCAGCACCTGGGTGACGACCAGCAGCCGGTGCCGGTTCCAGCGGTCCACCAGGACGCCGGCGAAGGGGCCCAGCAGGAAGGACGGCAGCTGCCCGCAGAAGCCCACCAGCCCCAGCAGCAGCGCCGAGCCCGTGAGCCGGTACACCAGCCAGGCAGTCGCCACGCGGGTGAGCCAGGTGCCGACGAGCGACACGCTCTGCCCCGCGAAGAAGAGCCGGTAGTTGCGGTGGCCCAGGGCCCGCAGCAGGAACCGCCACCCGCCGCGTGGGCTCTGCTCTCCAGGCTGCCGCTTCTCCATTCCGTGCCTGCTCCTCGGTGGGTCCGCGCCGGTGCGCTTGGGGGAAACGTGGGCCCTGGACGCGGGCCGTGCCGGGGGCCGCCAGGAGGGCGGGCGGCCGGGCCCGCGGCATGTCGGGCTCGCGCTACGGGACGGGCGAAGCGGGACGTGGATTCAACCCGGCGGAGCGCTGACGGGGGCCGCCGCCTCGGCCTGGCACTTCCACCACCACCGTGGGCATGTCGTCGGGCAGGGGCTGGTACACGGCCGCGTGGTGCTCCTCCGTCGACATCTCCGGGTTCAGGTACTGGTCCATCACCTTGGAGAGCTGCCCGTGGCTCGCGGGCAGCGTGGGCAGGCGGGAGGTGTGCTGGCACCCCACGGCGAGCAGCAGCAGGGCAGGGAGGGCAATGAGGGAGTGACGCATCGCCAACACTCTACCGCCGCTGGTTCAGCTGTTGCTCATCCGCTGCTCGCGTTGGGCTCGAGGGAGGGATGGCGTGAGAAGGTGGACAGGGGCAGGGGCGTGGTGGGGACTGGGTGTGGCACTCGTGACGCTGGTGGGGTGCGGCGCTCCCCAGGGTGAGGAAGAGAGTTCCACGGGTGGGAACGACGGGCGTGCCACTCAGCGTGCGGCGCTGACGACACAGACGGTGACGCTGTCGGCGTCGGCGGACGCGCACGTGGTGGCGACGGCGCCGACGACGAGCTACGGCTCCTCGCCCACGCTGGAGGTGGACCTCGCGCCCGAGTCGGAGGCGTACCTCAAGTTCTCCGTGCCGGACCTCGAAGGGACGGTGACGTCAGCGCGGCTGCGGCTGTACGCGGTGGACGGCTCCGCCAATGGCCCCACCGTGTATGACCCGCCCGGCGTCCGGGACTTCAACGAGCAGGTGACGTGGAACACCCGGCCGCAGGACTGCTGCAGCTCGTGGAGCATCGCGAGCGTGGGCGCCGTCGCCAGCGGCACGTGGATGGAGTTCGACGTCTCGAACGCGTACTTCCACGAGGGCAGCAGCTTCCGGGTCTTCCTGGGCGCGGACAGCACGGAC
Above is a window of Pyxidicoccus xibeiensis DNA encoding:
- a CDS encoding MFS transporter; the protein is MEKRQPGEQSPRGGWRFLLRALGHRNYRLFFAGQSVSLVGTWLTRVATAWLVYRLTGSALLLGLVGFCGQLPSFLLGPFAGVLVDRWNRHRLLVVTQVLAMLQSLALAALALSGVIAVWHVAALSVVQGLINAFDVPARQSFVVEMVEDRADLPNAIALNSSMFNAARLLGPSVAGGLIAMVGEGGCFLIDGVSYLAVIASLLAMRITPRVREHRHAHVLTELKEGFQHAFHFPPIRALLGLVALVSLMGMPLTTLMPVMASEVLHGGPNTLGFLMAAAGMGALGGAGFLASRRSVRGLGGIIVITTLLFGAGLLSFSASRHLALSLVTMVLCGFGMMVTTAACNTVLQTIVEERMRGRLMSFYAMAFMGTAPFGSLLAGALATRIGAPGTLAICGGLCLLGAAWFRRKLPALRERVRPIYVRLGIIPEVAQGLEIATERTGPRES